The following are encoded in a window of Spea bombifrons isolate aSpeBom1 chromosome 2, aSpeBom1.2.pri, whole genome shotgun sequence genomic DNA:
- the SDF2 gene encoding stromal cell-derived factor 2 — protein MKPQDGAGSLLLFVTPLLLRMGFASELPVVTCGSVIKLLNTRHNVRLHSHDVRYGSGSGQQSVTGVTSVDDGNSYWRVRGKTSTVCERGTAVKCGQSIRLTHVNTGRNLHSHHFTSPLSGNQEVSAFGDDGEGDILDDWTVLCNEEFWQREEEVRFRHTSTNVLLSVTGEQYGRPINGQREVHGMVYSNQNNYWKAMEGIFMKPSEPPRTDFTHSEL, from the exons ATGAAGCCACAGGATGGTGCTGGTTCTCTGCTGCTGTTCGTCACTCCGCTGCTGTTACGGATGGGCTTTGCCTCCGAGCTGCCGGTGGTGACATGTGGCTCGGTAATAAAGCTCCTGAACACCAGGCACAACGTCCGTCTACACTCCCACGACGTCAGATACGGCTCAG GCAGCGGACAGCAGTCTGTGACCGGCGTGACTTCAGTAGACGACGGTAATAGTTACTGGCGCGTCCGAGGAAAAACCTCCACCGTGTGCGAGAGAGGAACGGCGGTAAAATGCGGACAGTCTATCCGTCTGACGCACGTCAACACCGGGCGCAACCTGCACAGCCACCATTTCACATCGCCTTTATCTGGAAATCAG GAAGTCAGCGCGTTTGGAGATGATGGGGAAGGAGATATCCTGGATGACTGGACTGTTCTTTGCAACGAGGAATTTTGGCAGAGAGAAGAAGAGGTGCGATTCAGACACACATCCACCAACGTGCTGCTTTCTGTCACAGGAGAACAATATGGCCGGCCCATTAATGGCCAAAGAGAGGTTCATGGCATGGTATACTCCAACCAGAACAACTATTGGAAAGCAATGGAAGGCATCTTCATGAAGCCAAGCGAACCTCCTAGAACGGACTTTACCCACTCTGAACTATGA